In Oryza sativa Japonica Group chromosome 11, ASM3414082v1, the following are encoded in one genomic region:
- the LOC107275803 gene encoding receptor-like protein EIX2, producing the protein MLMRHPTIAAAAASSFLLLMIAADGQAATPPPPAAIGNYCEPRERDALLAFKEGVTDDPAGLHASWRRGGGQLQEDCCQWRGVRCSNLTGHVVKLRLRNDHAGTALAGEIGQSLISLEHLRYLDLSMNNLAGSTGHVPEFLGSFKSLRYLNLSGIVFSGMVPPQLGNLSNLRYLDLSGIRLSGMVSFLYINDGSWLGHLSNLQYLNLDGVNLSTVVDWSHVLNMIPSLKIVSLSSCSLQSANQSLPELSFKELEKLDLSNNDFNHPAESSWIWNLTSLKYLNLSSTSLYGDIPRALGNMLSLQVLDFSFDDHKDSMRMSVSKNGNMGTMKANLKNLCNLEVLDLDCRLEYGNITDIFQSLPQCSPSKLKEVHLAGNTLTGMLPNWIGRLTSLVTLDLFNNSITGQVPSEIGMQTNLRNLYLHFNNMNGTITEKHFAHLTSLKSIYLCYNHLNIVMDPQWLPPFKLEKSYFASITMGPSFSRWLQSQVDIVALAMNDAGINDTFPDWFSTTFSKAKLLEFPGNQISGGLPTNMENMSLEKLYLKSNQIAGLIPRMPRNLTILDLSNNSLSGPLPLNIGSPKLAELNLLSNRITGNVPQSICELQNLHGLDLSNNLLHGEFPQCSGMSMMSFFRLSNNSFSGNFPSFLQGWTELSFLDLSWNKFSGNLPTWIGNFSKLEILRLKHNMFSGNIPASITKLGNLSHLDLASNSISGPLPQYLANLTGMVPKQYYTNEHEERLSGCDYKSLVTMKGLELEYDEENVTVVTIDLSSNLLTGVIPEDITYLHRLINLNLSSNYLSGKIPYSIRDMQSLESLDLSKNMLYGEIPQSLSDLSSLSFLNLSYNNLMGRIPLGTQLGTLYDQNHHLYDGNDGLCGPPLPKSCYKSDASEQGHLMRSKQGFDIGPFSIGVAMGFMAGLWIVFYALLFMKTWRVAYFCLLDKVYDEVCVIAVFGWARLTGRTDARLLMSQVAWSSIDSDESYE; encoded by the coding sequence ATGCTCATGCGTCATccgaccatcgccgccgccgccgcctcctccttcctcctcctcatgatCGCCGCCGATGGCCAGGCggcgacgccgccaccacctgcAGCCATCGGCAACTACTGCGAACCGCGCGAGAGAGACGCGCTGCTGGCGTTCAAGGAAGGCGTCACCGACGACCCTGCAGGCCTCCACGCCTCATGGCGACGAGGTGGCGGTCAGCTGCAGGAGGATTGCTGCCAATGGCGAGGCGTCCGGTGCAGCAACCTCACCGGCCATGTCGTCAAGCTCCGCCTCCGCAACGACCACGCCGGAACAGCGCTGGCCGGCGAGATAGGCCAGTCTCTGATCTCGCTGGAGCATCTCAGGTACCTTGATCTCAGCATGAACAACCTTGCAGGTTCCACTGGACATGTCCCTGAGTTCTTGGGCTCTTTCAAAAGCCTGAGATATCTGAATCTATCTGGGATAGTGTTCTCCGGCATGGTGCCGCCTCAGCTCGGTAACCTTTCGAACTTGCGATATCTCGATCTTTCTGGGATAAGATTATCTGGCATGGTTTCATTTCTGTACATTAATGATGGTTCATGGTTAGGACACTTGTCCAATTTGCAATATCTGAACCTTGATGGGGTAAACCTTAGCACAGTAGTTGATTGGTCACATGTTCTGAACATGATCCCTTCTCTGAAGATTGTTAGCCTTTCTTCTTGCTCACTTCAGAGTGCAAACCAGTCTCTCCCAGAGCTTAGTTTCAAGGAACTCGAGAAGCTTGATCTTTCCAACAATGACTTTAACCACCCAGCTGAATCTAGTTGGATTTGGAACTTGACATCTCTCAAGTATCTCAATCTTAGCTCGACTAGTTTGTACGGTGATATTCCGCGAGCGCTAGGAAACATGCTGTCCCTCCAAGTTCTTGATTTCTCATTTGATGATCATAAAGATAGCATGCGCATGAGCGTGTCGAAAAATGGCAATATGGGCACCATGAAAGCAAACTTGAAGAATCTATGCAATTTGGAAGTTCTAGACCTTGATTGTAGGCTAGAATATGGAAACATTACGGATATATTTCAGAGTTTACCACAGTGTTCACCCAGCAAACTGAAGGAAGTTCATTTGGCTGGCAACACTTTAACCGGGATGCTACCAAATTGGATTGGAAGGCTAACAAGCTTAGTCACTCTTGACCTCTTCAATAATAGCATTACTGGACAGGTGCCTTCTGAAATAGGTATGCAAACAAATCTGAGGAATTTGTACCTACATTTCAATAACATGAATGGTACCATCACAGAGAAGCACTTTGCGCACCTGACGAGCTTGAAGTCGATATATTTGTGTTACAATCATTTGAACATTGTGATGGATCCTCAATGGTTACCTCCCTTCAAATTAGAGAAGTCTTACTTTGCATCTATTACGATGGGTCCCTCATTTTCTAGATGGCTTCAATCACAGGTTGATATTGTCGCACTTGCTATGAATGATGCTGGCATAAATGACACATTCCCAGACTGGTTCTCTACAACATTTTCAAAGGCCAAGTTGTTGGAATTTCCCGGTAATCAAATCAGTGGTGGATTGCCAACAAATATGGAAAACATGTCATTGGAAAAATTATATCTGAAATCGAACCAAATAGCGGGTCTGATTCCTCGCATGCCGAGAAATCTCACTATATTAGATTTATCAAACAACTCATTGTCAGGACCTCTGCCATTAAATATTGGATCTCCAAAACTAGCTGAGTTGAATCTGTTATCCAACCGTATCACCGGGAATGTTCCACAATCTATTTGTGAACTGCAGAATTTACATGGCCTAGACTTATCCAACAATCTGCTTCATGGAGAGTTTCCTCAATGTTCTGGGATGAGCATGATGTCGTTTTTTCGTCTGAGTAACAATAGCTTCTCTGGCAACTTCCCATCTTTTCTTCAGGGTTGGACAGAGTTAAGCTTCCTTGATCTATCATGGAATAAATTCTCTGGGAATTTGCCTACATGGATTGGAAATTTCAGCAAGCTAGAAATTCTGCGGCTTAAGCATAACATGTTCTCTGGAAATATTCCTGCCAGCATCACCAAACTTGGAAATCTTTCTCATTTGGATCTTGCTAGCAATAGTATATCAGGTCCCCTGCCTCAGTATTTGGCAAATTTGACAGGAATGGTTCCGAAGCAATATTATACGAACGAGCATGAAGAGAGACTATCTGGATGTGACTACAAATCTCTTGTGACCATGAAGGGGCTGGAACTTGAGTATGATGAAGAAAATGTAACTGTGGTGACCATTGATTTGTCCTCAAATCTATTGACCGGTGTGATTCCTGAAGACATTACTTATCTTCATAGATTGATAAATCTGAATCTATCGAGTAACTATTTGAGTGGAAAAATTCCATATTCGATCAGGGACATGCAGTCATTGGAATCGCTCGACCTCTCGAAGAACATGCTCTATGGTGAAATCCCACAAAGTTTGTCTGATTTATCGTCTTTAAGTTTTCTGAACCTATCTTATAACAATCTCATGGGAAGAATACCATTAGGGACACAACTTGGCACCCTCTATGACCAAAACCATCATCTGTATGATGGCAATGATGGTCTTTGTGGGCCTCCTCTCCCAAAAAGCTGTTATAAAAGCGATGCATCAGAGCAAGGTCACCTGATGAGAAGTAAACAAGGTTTTGACATAGGGCCATTTTCCATTGGAGTTGCAATGGGATTTATGGCAGGTCTCTGGATTGTCTTCTATGCCCTTTTGTTCATGAAAACTTGGAGGGTTGCTTACTTCTGTCTCTTGGACAAGGTGTATGACGAGGTTTGTGTGATTGCGGTTTTTGGTTGGGCAAGATTGACAGGAAGAACAGATGCGAGACTGCTGATGTCACAGGTCGCATGGTCATCCATCGACTCCGACGAATCCTATGAATAG